The genomic segment aattataagaattttgtcaaaaacatggacagttgagaataaagatatatacaacatgtataagTACATGATTATTCATAAATTTTGTTCGTGTCATTTATTTCTCAAAAACATACGTGTACTTATAATGACTGCATGGGCTGCTTTTtagaataaaattatgaaaattaattaATCTCAATCAAAATGTATCATAAACAAAACTTACTGATCTGATTTTAACATGACTATAAAACTTCCTCCAAATGGCGTAAAAAGATGTTGTAGAcataaaattattgaaatccATTATCTGTTCGTTTCTATATGCTATATAGATTTCTGTCTTCCGCATTCCAAAAGGCAACCAGACTTCTTGTTGATGAGGTGGCCTTTCTCCACGTTGAGCAATGTATTCTCCCAACCAATGGATAGCTGCTTGCTTTTGTTCACTGAAAGACTGGCCCGCTTTCGAGTTTCTTGTTAGGCTACTATTCTGCCATTTTGTCCTGTATCTGTAAAAGCTACTCTATGTTATACCATGTCCTTGTAACCATGCTTGTTGACAAACCACATTTATACGAAAAGTAAACCTTTGATTACATTACTTTCAGATGATGGTTGAAAGTCTTCAAATTTTCCAGAAAACCACTGCTCCCTTTCTTCCGTGTCTAGAGTTCAATATAATGTTCTCAATTTCTTTATAACTTTTCTTTCATAGAATTTTTTAGAAGTACATTTTCTTTCGCATCCACACTTTTTCGTAGCTTTCTTTAATGCCAAAGAACCTACTTTTTTCATTATCATAGTCGTTGTGTTGGTTTTATCTGAAATGGTAAAATGGACCtttgtttatagttttttttaaagaactcaTACTAGAAaccattattattttgaaaattgatttgACTTTTGTATAACATTAGTTGCGAATGAAATACTTTTAGTGATCTATAACCGGcaataataaattgaaatattacacatgtttgttctttttttatatgatgctTACATGTGTTTGAAGAATATACAGCCgttaaatataaaaaggaagaggtggtatgattgtcaatgagacaactctccacaagagaccaaatgacacagaaattaacaactgtaggacTATACCGTTCGACCTTCAACTGTGAGCAAAGCCCATGTTATTCGttaacaaaaacatttaaggGATTGACAGCAAGGGGAAAATGTAGAAATGGTTCATAAAAAAATTGTACTCCATAaacaatttaaagataaaaagaattgtttttattaactaaaacattcaaaataaactattttttcttttacattaaTATATGTATTGAGTTACTTAATTATTgtcttcatttgtttttgttgttgttatgctgtaaagtttatatggcagtaaaactttcaatttgaatttgaatttgaaaattaattttagatttatgtcaattatttataaaatacaagaaGTAATAACGACGTATCAAATA from the Mytilus edulis unplaced genomic scaffold, xbMytEdul2.2 SCAFFOLD_1819, whole genome shotgun sequence genome contains:
- the LOC139505095 gene encoding uncharacterized protein; this translates as MWREGTSTRFPAVYDFIDDEPPPPVRAPVLCEEDLFERNSDSNSTDTLSIISSTLPTSGSSTQSEPFDYLEYEHPNLKNSKPVSKGRRDKTNTTTMIMKKVGSLALKKATKKCGCERKCTSKKFYERKVIKKLRTLYSSFYRYRTKWQNSSLTRNSKAGQSFSEQKQAAIHWLGEYIAQRGERPPHQQEVWLPFGMRKTEIYIAYRNEQIMDFNNFMSTTSFYAIWRKFYSHVKIRSDLASTIPMKTHVTGAINHGTHQKFVFTVIYQYKHDSNLTLNILMKLLWEASKIIVNN